A genomic window from Bacteroidota bacterium includes:
- a CDS encoding T9SS type A sorting domain-containing protein, which produces MTTKLHLTAFAVMLAGAAVAQVNLQQHSVTPPLVTLNTSAFPNTQVYGLIGSRDSLAASPGYRFGGSADGAGIIRNADGSFTMVVNHEDNFAVSRLQLNSNFAPVRGEYLLNSNAGMWRLCSATLATPQEHGFGPTFLTCGESGVESMTHSVNLFANPLTDSLSAANSTIARGLGRWSAENAVPLPAATYNKTIVIIGDDDSGPNGGQLAMYMSNVIGDLNNGKIYVLRRTDLNQRERSIIPGQTYAVEFVEVPNGASLTGAQLDAYSSQTLSCIEFQRVEDIDYRKGGPAAAREIYFNATGAANADSLDRTVWGRVYRLVLDPNNPLQGTLECIINGDDKSASNPYRELYQPDNICVTQDYIYVQEDPNGYSFAAALPYVHDARIYQYDIQTGAWTTLMELNHHRSMVDSAVYNRNSAGTAFSRSGIGSWEYGAMIDLTPAEIPNAFLICLQPHTWRYPEFSGVDGGTLRPTEKQGSMLITVTNIPRVKITTPVVSADSICTGNTAVLSATGGNSFWATNGTRYHWYTQPTGGTPVFTGATYNTPALSTSVTYYVEVEVDGVVGSSRTPVTATVNQVPAMPVINQSGTVLVSSSTAGNQWYRNGVAMPGITTPSIVVTQDGYYSVVVTINGCESPASQEVFMNVTSVEETVLNNNVRVFPNPNDGSFTLNFNSNEPTESFRVEVVNSVGQTVYTEKVARFNGRYNQQLDLSMEADGVYIVNIYTDNGVFQQQLVKQH; this is translated from the coding sequence ATGACCACAAAACTACACCTCACTGCATTTGCAGTAATGCTTGCAGGCGCGGCCGTTGCACAGGTAAACCTCCAGCAGCATTCGGTAACACCGCCTCTTGTGACCCTCAACACATCTGCATTTCCCAACACGCAGGTGTATGGATTAATTGGCAGCCGTGATTCGCTGGCCGCTTCTCCCGGCTATCGTTTCGGTGGCTCGGCCGACGGTGCGGGCATTATCCGCAATGCCGACGGTTCATTTACCATGGTTGTGAACCACGAAGATAATTTCGCTGTATCACGCCTTCAGCTGAACAGCAATTTTGCCCCTGTGCGCGGCGAGTATCTGCTGAACTCAAATGCCGGCATGTGGCGTCTCTGCTCGGCCACACTGGCTACACCGCAGGAACACGGCTTCGGTCCTACATTCCTTACCTGCGGCGAATCGGGCGTGGAATCAATGACACACAGCGTAAACCTTTTCGCCAATCCGCTTACCGATTCACTCTCGGCAGCTAATTCAACCATTGCCCGCGGACTTGGCCGCTGGAGTGCTGAAAACGCAGTACCGCTTCCGGCTGCTACCTACAACAAAACCATCGTAATTATTGGCGACGACGACAGCGGCCCGAACGGTGGCCAGCTTGCCATGTATATGAGTAATGTAATAGGTGATCTGAACAACGGCAAAATTTACGTACTCCGCCGCACCGATCTCAACCAGCGCGAACGTTCTATCATACCCGGCCAAACCTACGCCGTTGAATTTGTAGAAGTGCCCAATGGCGCCTCGCTTACAGGTGCACAGCTTGATGCCTACAGCAGTCAGACACTCAGCTGCATTGAGTTTCAGCGCGTGGAAGATATCGACTACCGCAAAGGCGGACCCGCTGCTGCACGCGAAATTTATTTTAACGCAACCGGTGCAGCCAACGCCGACTCACTTGACCGTACGGTGTGGGGACGCGTATATCGTCTTGTGCTTGATCCCAACAATCCGCTTCAGGGCACACTCGAATGCATTATCAACGGCGACGATAAGAGCGCGTCAAATCCTTACCGCGAACTTTATCAGCCCGACAATATCTGCGTAACGCAGGATTATATATATGTGCAGGAAGACCCCAATGGTTACAGCTTTGCCGCTGCCCTTCCTTATGTACACGATGCACGTATTTATCAGTACGACATACAGACAGGTGCATGGACTACACTCATGGAACTTAACCACCACCGCTCTATGGTTGACAGTGCAGTTTACAACCGCAACAGTGCCGGCACTGCATTTTCGCGCAGCGGTATTGGCAGCTGGGAATATGGTGCAATGATTGATCTTACTCCGGCCGAAATCCCCAACGCATTCCTGATCTGTCTGCAGCCCCACACCTGGCGATATCCTGAATTCTCAGGCGTTGACGGTGGCACACTTCGTCCTACCGAAAAGCAGGGCAGCATGCTCATTACCGTAACCAACATTCCCCGTGTAAAAATTACCACACCCGTGGTAAGTGCCGACAGCATTTGCACAGGCAATACAGCTGTACTCAGCGCCACCGGAGGCAACTCATTCTGGGCTACCAACGGTACACGCTACCACTGGTACACACAACCCACCGGCGGCACACCTGTGTTTACCGGCGCTACATACAACACACCCGCACTCAGCACAAGCGTAACCTATTATGTTGAAGTTGAAGTTGACGGCGTGGTTGGCAGCAGCCGCACACCGGTTACAGCAACTGTAAATCAGGTTCCGGCAATGCCTGTAATTAATCAGAGCGGAACTGTGCTTGTATCAAGCTCAACAGCGGGTAACCAGTGGTACCGCAACGGCGTGGCTATGCCCGGCATTACCACACCTTCAATTGTAGTAACTCAGGACGGCTACTATTCAGTAGTAGTAACCATCAACGGATGTGAGTCGCCTGCTTCACAGGAAGTATTTATGAATGTTACTTCGGTAGAGGAAACCGTACTCAATAATAATGTGCGTGTATTCCCCAACCCGAACGATGGTTCATTTACCCTCAATTTCAACAGCAATGAACCTACAGAGAGTTTCCGCGTGGAAGTTGTAAACAGTGTGGGACAAACTGTATATACCGAGAAAGTAGCCCGTTTCAACGGCCGCTACAACCAGCAGCTCGATCTGAGCATGGAAGCTGACGGCGTATATATTGTAAATATTTATACTGATAATGGTGTATTCCAGCAGCAACTGGTTAAACAGCACTAA
- a CDS encoding cytochrome C peroxidase: MKIKSIRILLAALPLLFALFAFNEKAPAPSKTETALVFFAGDADQLLKEAKLLQQLVTAGNTSSENLQQQLARTRKAYKRTELITAYFYPATEQMLNGPPIPEADEEEGTQLVRTPDGLQHIAELIYADRLNEDEKADLVTSCKRFTATCFRLPQMAQQAKFEEWQLMEAIRLEIIRIYTLGLTGFDAPGYDVALNDAKAAAESVEKYALLFLNEVKPRNKKLEKDCRAALKAFVGSINLNASEDTFDRLSFIRTKANPLTRQLTRVAVLLNLKPAVNTTALRFEAGTPFDNDAIDPWFYARYNNAIHKRSEVAALGRLLFFEPLLSGDGQRSCASCHNADRFFTDGNARSTAFTGNGTVLRNAPTLWNAALQPAYFYDARVPSLEDQARLVVANSIELHGDIQAASSLLMQSSEYIQLFRNAFAGSEDTVISPRSIFIAISAYQRTLLAFNAPFYAYMRGETNAMSNDAKNGFNIFTGKAACATCHFLPYFSGNVPPLYAKGEVEIIGVPSSTDTLHATLDSDAGRYSVNGMELHRHAFKTPGLSQVAKTAPYMHNGVYASLEEVIDFYNRGGGTGLGIAPVNQTLPEDKLGLTPKEKAELIAFLHTLTDTTAKATAPARLPAFGNEQYDNRKPGGLY, translated from the coding sequence ATGAAAATAAAATCAATCCGGATTCTTCTTGCCGCACTTCCTTTACTGTTTGCGCTGTTTGCATTTAATGAAAAAGCTCCTGCGCCCTCAAAAACAGAAACTGCACTTGTATTTTTTGCAGGAGATGCAGACCAGTTGCTCAAAGAAGCCAAACTTCTTCAGCAACTTGTCACAGCAGGAAATACATCATCCGAAAATCTGCAGCAGCAGCTTGCCCGCACACGAAAAGCCTACAAACGTACCGAGTTAATTACAGCCTATTTCTATCCGGCTACGGAACAGATGCTCAACGGACCTCCCATTCCGGAAGCCGATGAGGAAGAGGGAACACAGCTGGTGCGTACACCCGATGGCTTGCAACATATTGCGGAATTGATTTATGCCGATCGTTTAAATGAGGATGAAAAAGCAGATCTGGTTACCAGTTGCAAACGCTTTACAGCCACCTGTTTTCGTTTGCCGCAAATGGCGCAGCAGGCTAAGTTTGAAGAATGGCAGCTCATGGAAGCAATTCGGCTTGAAATAATCCGCATTTATACACTTGGACTTACCGGCTTTGATGCTCCCGGCTACGACGTGGCGCTGAACGATGCAAAAGCTGCGGCAGAAAGTGTGGAAAAGTATGCGCTGCTTTTTTTGAATGAGGTGAAGCCCAGGAATAAAAAGCTGGAGAAGGATTGCCGAGCTGCGCTAAAAGCATTTGTGGGGAGTATCAATTTAAACGCAAGTGAAGATACGTTTGACCGGCTTTCGTTCATCCGTACAAAAGCAAATCCGCTCACGCGGCAGCTTACGCGTGTGGCCGTACTGCTAAACCTGAAACCGGCTGTAAACACCACTGCACTTCGGTTTGAGGCGGGTACACCGTTTGATAACGATGCCATTGATCCGTGGTTTTATGCACGCTACAACAATGCAATTCACAAACGCAGCGAAGTAGCAGCACTTGGTCGTTTGCTTTTTTTCGAACCGTTGCTTTCGGGCGATGGCCAACGCTCGTGTGCATCGTGCCACAATGCCGACCGTTTTTTTACCGACGGGAATGCGCGCAGTACGGCTTTTACCGGAAACGGCACCGTGCTGCGCAATGCACCTACGTTGTGGAATGCCGCTTTGCAGCCGGCTTATTTTTACGATGCACGTGTGCCCTCGCTCGAAGATCAGGCGCGCCTTGTGGTGGCCAACAGCATTGAGCTGCATGGCGATATTCAGGCTGCATCATCGCTGCTGATGCAGAGCAGTGAATATATACAGCTCTTCCGCAATGCCTTTGCCGGCAGCGAAGACACTGTAATTTCGCCGCGCAGCATTTTCATTGCCATTTCAGCTTATCAGCGCACACTGCTTGCCTTCAATGCACCCTTCTATGCCTACATGCGCGGCGAAACCAATGCCATGAGCAACGATGCAAAAAACGGCTTCAATATTTTCACCGGCAAAGCAGCCTGCGCCACCTGCCATTTTCTGCCTTATTTCTCAGGTAATGTGCCGCCGCTTTATGCCAAAGGCGAAGTGGAAATAATCGGCGTACCTTCGTCAACAGACACACTGCATGCCACGCTCGACAGTGATGCAGGGCGTTACAGCGTAAACGGCATGGAACTTCACCGGCACGCATTTAAAACGCCGGGACTTTCGCAGGTGGCAAAAACCGCTCCCTACATGCACAACGGCGTGTATGCCTCACTCGAAGAAGTAATTGATTTTTACAACCGTGGCGGCGGCACCGGACTCGGCATAGCGCCTGTAAATCAAACATTGCCTGAAGACAAACTCGGTCTTACGCCAAAGGAGAAAGCAGAACTGATTGCATTCCTGCACACACTCACCGATACCACTGCAAAAGCAACTGCACCCGCACGTTTGCCTGCATTTGGAAACGAGCAGTATGACAACCGCAAACCGGGAGGTCTGTACTGA
- a CDS encoding (Fe-S)-binding protein: MIVDLFIPCFVDQLYPETALNMIKVLERVGCSVNYNHEQTCCGQPSFNAGYWDHCKEVGEKFIKEFQNDRYIVSPSASCPGFVRNYYSEIFHNSVLHNQCRQVQKNMYEFTDFLVNVLKITDLGAVLNGTAVYHDSCSGLREYGIHREPRVLLSKVRGLEVKEMERADVCCGFGGLFAVKHENISVGMADEKVRAAEEAGAEYIISTDLSCLLHLNGYITQQKKQIKVMHIIDVLATGWD; this comes from the coding sequence ATGATCGTCGATCTCTTCATACCCTGCTTTGTCGATCAGCTGTATCCTGAAACCGCACTGAATATGATTAAAGTGCTGGAGCGGGTGGGCTGCTCGGTAAATTACAATCACGAACAAACCTGCTGTGGTCAGCCTTCATTTAACGCGGGCTACTGGGATCACTGCAAGGAGGTGGGCGAAAAATTCATCAAGGAATTTCAGAACGACCGCTACATTGTTTCGCCTTCTGCTTCGTGTCCGGGCTTTGTGCGTAATTATTACAGCGAAATTTTTCACAATTCGGTGCTGCACAACCAGTGCCGGCAGGTGCAGAAAAACATGTATGAATTCACCGATTTTCTGGTGAATGTGCTGAAGATAACCGATCTCGGTGCGGTGCTCAACGGCACGGCTGTGTATCACGATTCATGCAGCGGACTGCGTGAGTATGGCATTCACCGCGAGCCGCGTGTGCTGCTTTCGAAAGTGCGCGGACTGGAAGTGAAGGAAATGGAACGGGCCGATGTATGCTGCGGTTTTGGCGGTTTGTTTGCCGTGAAGCACGAAAACATTTCGGTGGGCATGGCCGACGAAAAAGTGCGCGCCGCCGAAGAAGCCGGAGCCGAGTACATCATCTCTACCGATCTTTCCTGTTTGCTCCACCTCAACGGCTACATCACCCAGCAAAAAAAGCAGATTAAGGTGATGCACATTATTGATGTACTGGCCACCGGCTGGGATTAA
- a CDS encoding glycosyltransferase family 2 protein, whose translation MFISGFTIVRNAIRFDYPAVEAIRSILPLCDEVIVAVGKSDDETLQLIRNINDPKIRIIETVWDDSLREGGRVLAVETDKAYAAISPQADWCIYIQADEVFHEADYQAIRETMQRWKEDKSVQGLLFRYRHFYGSYSYVGDSRRWYRNEIRIVRKTDNICSYRDAQGFRTRSNEKLRVKPVNATVNHYGWVKPPEAQQAKQQSFHKMWHDDEWMKRNIPQVNQFDYSQIDSLVHFTGTHPKVMQPRIDRMNWEFTFDPTKRKMSVKVRLLMWIEKLTGWRPGEYKNYKLG comes from the coding sequence ATGTTCATCTCCGGCTTCACCATCGTCCGCAATGCCATCCGCTTCGACTACCCGGCGGTGGAAGCCATACGCTCAATTCTCCCGCTTTGCGATGAAGTGATTGTGGCTGTGGGCAAATCAGACGATGAAACGCTGCAGCTGATACGTAATATAAACGATCCGAAAATCCGCATCATTGAAACGGTATGGGACGATTCGCTGCGTGAAGGCGGGCGTGTGCTTGCAGTAGAAACCGATAAAGCCTACGCAGCCATTTCGCCGCAGGCCGACTGGTGTATTTATATTCAGGCCGACGAAGTGTTTCACGAGGCCGATTATCAGGCTATACGTGAAACCATGCAGCGGTGGAAAGAAGACAAGTCGGTGCAAGGGCTGCTTTTCCGTTACCGGCATTTCTATGGCTCCTACAGCTACGTGGGCGATTCGCGGCGGTGGTACAGAAACGAAATACGCATTGTGCGTAAAACCGACAACATCTGCTCCTACCGCGATGCGCAGGGATTTCGCACACGCAGCAATGAAAAACTGCGTGTAAAACCGGTAAACGCTACCGTTAATCATTATGGCTGGGTAAAACCGCCCGAAGCACAACAGGCTAAGCAGCAATCGTTTCATAAAATGTGGCACGATGATGAATGGATGAAACGAAACATTCCGCAGGTAAACCAATTCGATTACTCGCAAATTGATTCGCTGGTTCATTTTACAGGCACACATCCGAAAGTAATGCAGCCACGCATTGACCGGATGAACTGGGAATTTACATTCGACCCCACAAAGCGGAAAATGAGTGTAAAAGTTCGGTTGCTGATGTGGATTGAAAAACTCACCGGCTGGCGGCCGGGTGAGTATAAAAACTATAAGCTCGGTTAG
- the purB gene encoding adenylosuccinate lyase: protein MAFESLQAISPVDGRYRRHTAVLADYFSESALIRYRIRIETEYLIALCRLPLPQLSGISESRFADLRAVMYENFTQADAEAVKQIEQTTNHDVKAVEYFMKEKLDLLGLSEYKEFVHFGLTSQDVNNTATPLLLREAHEQVLLPLINETLALLEKQAADWENVPMLARTHGQPASPTRLGKEIRVFTERLRAQLELLAQVPFAAKFGGATGNFNAHHVAYPQTNWKKFGDDFVASLGLKRSHPTTQIEHYDHLAAYFDGLKRINTILVDLSRDFWAYISMNYFRQQIKAGEVGSSAMPHKVNPIDFENAEGNFGIANALFEHLSAKLPISRLQRDLTDSTVLRNVGVPVAHTVIALRSLQKGLSKVLLNEAALHADLEANWAVVAEAIQTILRREGYPQPYEALKGLTRTNEAVTASTIAAFIDTLNVNDLVKDELKAISPFNYTGI from the coding sequence ATGGCATTCGAATCGCTTCAGGCAATTTCTCCGGTTGACGGACGCTACCGTCGGCACACAGCCGTTTTGGCTGATTATTTTTCCGAATCGGCGTTGATCCGCTACCGCATTCGAATTGAAACTGAATATCTGATAGCCTTGTGCCGTTTGCCTCTGCCTCAGTTAAGCGGCATCAGCGAAAGCCGTTTTGCTGACCTGCGTGCTGTAATGTACGAGAATTTTACGCAGGCAGATGCCGAGGCGGTTAAACAGATTGAACAAACCACCAACCACGATGTAAAAGCCGTGGAGTATTTTATGAAAGAAAAGCTCGATTTGCTTGGTCTTTCTGAATACAAGGAGTTTGTTCATTTCGGCCTTACCTCGCAGGATGTAAACAACACCGCCACACCGCTGCTTTTGCGCGAAGCGCACGAACAGGTGCTGCTGCCACTGATCAACGAAACGCTTGCCCTGCTCGAAAAGCAGGCCGCCGATTGGGAAAACGTACCCATGCTGGCACGCACACACGGGCAGCCCGCCTCGCCCACCCGCCTGGGCAAAGAAATACGCGTATTTACCGAACGCCTCCGCGCACAGCTTGAACTACTGGCACAGGTTCCGTTTGCAGCCAAGTTTGGCGGCGCCACCGGCAATTTCAATGCGCATCACGTGGCGTATCCGCAAACCAACTGGAAAAAGTTTGGCGATGATTTTGTGGCTTCACTCGGCCTGAAACGATCGCATCCCACTACGCAAATTGAACACTACGATCATCTGGCGGCTTATTTCGACGGACTCAAGCGTATTAACACCATACTGGTAGATCTGAGCCGCGATTTCTGGGCCTACATTTCCATGAACTACTTCCGCCAGCAGATCAAAGCCGGCGAGGTAGGCTCATCGGCCATGCCGCACAAGGTAAATCCCATCGACTTTGAAAATGCCGAGGGAAATTTTGGCATTGCCAACGCGCTGTTTGAACATCTCAGCGCCAAGCTCCCCATCTCGCGCCTGCAGCGTGATCTTACCGACTCTACCGTGCTGCGCAATGTAGGCGTGCCGGTGGCGCATACGGTAATTGCGCTGCGCTCACTGCAAAAAGGCCTGAGTAAAGTACTGCTTAACGAAGCCGCCCTCCACGCCGATCTTGAAGCCAACTGGGCCGTAGTGGCCGAAGCCATTCAAACCATCCTGCGCCGCGAAGGCTATCCGCAGCCTTACGAAGCCCTCAAAGGCCTTACACGCACCAACGAAGCCGTAACCGCCTCCACCATTGCCGCGTTTATTGATACGCTGAATGTGAATGATTTGGTGAAGGATGAATTAAAAGCGATTTCGCCGTTTAATTACACGGGGATTTAA
- a CDS encoding MFS transporter, producing the protein MLKKGDPKIIRAWTFYDWANSVYPLVISSAIFPIFYETVTTKRDPETGAVISDMITWAGIEFHNTSFLSYVVALSYLIVAFFSPVLSGIADYSGNKKRFLQFFCVLGAVSSSLLCFFDATHIGWSMAALLFASIGYWGSLVFYNAYLPEIAEPADHDKVSARGFAMGYIGSSLLLIIILVLGSFTKIMPIKYGFLLVGIWWISFAMFTFRRLPNNVYNHKVEGNVFSKGYAELMKVFRDVLTRKQLRRFLGSYFMYNMGVQTVMIMAVPFATKAIAWDSKEHMQTSLIISILLIQFLGVAGSFLMSGLSRKIGNLKTLGIVIAMWVGVCSMVFAIVDMPVEFYITAACVGLVMGGIQALSRSTYSKMLPETEDHASYFSFFDVSEKIGLAIGTSTFGLIEDATGGIRNSVLSLIITFIIGFLLLLRVPKSETVR; encoded by the coding sequence ATGCTGAAAAAAGGTGACCCTAAAATTATTCGTGCCTGGACGTTTTACGACTGGGCCAACTCGGTTTATCCACTGGTAATTTCGTCGGCCATTTTCCCGATTTTTTACGAAACCGTTACCACAAAGCGCGATCCTGAAACCGGAGCAGTAATCAGTGACATGATTACCTGGGCCGGAATTGAGTTTCACAATACGTCGTTTTTGTCTTATGTAGTTGCGCTGTCGTATCTCATTGTCGCTTTTTTCTCGCCGGTGCTTTCGGGCATTGCTGATTATTCAGGCAACAAGAAACGTTTTCTTCAGTTTTTCTGTGTGCTGGGTGCTGTGTCTTCTTCCTTGCTGTGTTTTTTTGATGCCACACACATCGGGTGGAGTATGGCTGCGTTACTCTTTGCAAGTATTGGATATTGGGGAAGTCTTGTGTTTTATAATGCCTACCTCCCTGAAATTGCCGAACCGGCAGACCACGACAAGGTGAGTGCCCGTGGTTTTGCAATGGGATATATTGGTAGTTCTTTGCTGTTGATTATTATTCTTGTACTTGGGTCATTTACCAAGATAATGCCAATAAAATATGGCTTTTTACTTGTTGGTATCTGGTGGATCAGCTTTGCGATGTTTACATTTCGTCGGTTGCCCAACAATGTATATAATCACAAAGTAGAAGGCAATGTTTTCTCGAAAGGCTACGCCGAACTGATGAAAGTATTCCGTGATGTGCTTACACGAAAACAGCTTCGTCGCTTTCTCGGATCTTACTTTATGTACAACATGGGTGTGCAAACGGTAATGATTATGGCCGTGCCTTTTGCCACAAAAGCCATTGCGTGGGATAGTAAAGAACACATGCAAACCAGTCTGATCATCAGTATTCTGCTGATTCAGTTTCTGGGTGTGGCAGGATCGTTTCTGATGTCAGGCCTTTCAAGAAAAATCGGTAACCTGAAAACGTTAGGAATTGTTATCGCCATGTGGGTTGGTGTGTGTTCAATGGTATTTGCTATAGTCGATATGCCGGTTGAATTCTATATCACCGCCGCCTGTGTAGGCTTGGTAATGGGAGGCATTCAGGCACTTTCGCGTTCCACGTATTCCAAAATGCTTCCCGAAACCGAAGACCATGCTTCTTACTTCAGCTTCTTTGATGTAAGTGAGAAAATAGGTCTGGCAATTGGCACAAGTACCTTCGGGCTTATTGAAGATGCCACCGGCGGTATCCGCAATTCGGTATTATCGCTCATTATTACCTTTATTATCGGTTTCCTGCTCCTGCTGCGGGTACCCAAATCAGAAACCGTTCGTTAA
- a CDS encoding sterol desaturase family protein, whose protein sequence is MEIFNFRHGAAAFEFVLISIYLLFLFAEWMIHRHRKRKLFTRAGFLRNLTIGIIAFTINYLFTLASIPFMQLLKDNFGLFEFNSSDFFPALALFVLLDFIEYVFHRLCHRINLFWVAHVVHHQSEEYNLTVGLRTSFLIPLLNAAFYMVFPLLGFSVEMLLLMIFIQGMYQLVIHSEIPGKWGILEKVLITPSLHRVHHGRNLIYLDKNYGKVLLIWDQLFGTYCPETEKPDFGVLNYRDTAGGWISIWNPVKQTLTAWRRGNKQERIKLITGTPDDAYRIIRKFNDLK, encoded by the coding sequence ATGGAAATTTTCAACTTCCGCCACGGCGCGGCAGCATTTGAGTTTGTGCTCATTTCAATTTATTTACTCTTCCTTTTTGCCGAATGGATGATTCACCGGCACAGGAAAAGAAAATTGTTTACACGGGCGGGTTTTCTCCGAAATCTCACTATCGGTATTATCGCCTTTACTATCAACTATCTTTTCACCCTTGCATCAATTCCGTTTATGCAACTGCTGAAAGATAATTTCGGTTTATTTGAATTTAACTCGTCTGATTTTTTTCCTGCGCTCGCGTTATTTGTATTGCTCGATTTTATCGAATACGTATTTCACCGGCTTTGTCACCGTATCAATTTATTCTGGGTGGCGCATGTGGTGCATCATCAGAGCGAAGAATATAATCTCACCGTGGGTTTGCGCACTTCTTTTCTTATCCCGTTACTTAATGCTGCATTTTATATGGTGTTTCCGCTGCTTGGATTCAGTGTGGAAATGCTGTTGCTGATGATTTTTATTCAGGGTATGTATCAGTTGGTGATTCATTCGGAAATACCCGGTAAATGGGGCATTCTGGAAAAGGTGCTCATTACTCCTTCATTGCACAGGGTGCATCATGGCAGAAATTTGATATATCTGGATAAAAACTATGGGAAAGTACTATTGATTTGGGATCAGTTGTTCGGAACCTACTGCCCCGAAACAGAGAAACCCGATTTCGGTGTGCTGAATTACCGCGATACTGCCGGAGGCTGGATTAGCATCTGGAACCCGGTGAAGCAAACACTAACGGCCTGGAGGCGTGGAAATAAGCAGGAGCGGATAAAGCTGATTACAGGAACCCCGGATGACGCTTACCGGATTATCCGGAAATTTAACGATTTGAAGTAA